The following proteins are co-located in the Nomia melanderi isolate GNS246 chromosome 1, iyNomMela1, whole genome shotgun sequence genome:
- the Mpp6 gene encoding M-phase phosphoprotein 6 produces the protein MSSNKAKLSKSILEMKFMKRTKEKVEKQQFQEEGEEYFGNELTKRMKKESERFIIEPSYVFCEKLIDGRLSYQGMNPEIEKLMEAEQNEKRVSMELKNETDISDEQMVEHWKNFKNKTKPESYEKHSQKNNVKSIEPKSKKPKFLKPQD, from the exons ATGAGTTCCAACAAAGCAAAATTATCAAAAAGTATATTAGAAATGAAA tttatgaAACGTACTAAGGAGAAGGTAGAAAAGCAACAATTTCAAGAAGAAGGtgaagaatattttggaaatgaaCTCACAAAACGTATGAAAAAAGAATC AGAAAGATTCATCATAGAACCTAGTTACGTCttttgtgaaaaattaattgatgGTAGATTAAGTTATCAAGGAATGAATcctgaaattgaaaaattaatggaagcagaacaaaatgaaaaacgtGTTTCAATGGAATTGAAGAATGAAACAGATATTTCAGATGAGCAAATGGTAGAACATTGGAAAAACTTCAAGAATAAAACAAAACCTGAATCCTATGAGAAACATTCacaaaaaaataatgttaaatctATTGAACCAAAATCAAAAAAGCCAAAGTTTTTGAAACCTCAAGATTag
- the Mic26-27 gene encoding MICOS complex subunit 26/27, giving the protein MQRTLLFKKFLMPCGLCAAVPAIKPANPPEEQTKPCCNETKSEKLIKPSKLPIYAIEDVYSEQVPCPEYSRSIVEENIRKVRIQIQELSHVYDDVSKNVSATVDNFKFIINYLQDEVNLMPRLGAVGIGGLSGFILGLRGGFFKRLGYTTVGTGIAAAVCFPKETKEAFNTVEHYGHITYNFIYGVKPGDNKEETSFRELPLVKNVLESEYFQLLTRPFEQKVSNTATEKKEENPPSKSEVKKE; this is encoded by the exons atgcaACGAACACTG TTGTTCAAGAAATTTTTGATGCCGTGTGGACTTTGCGCTGCAGTACCAGCAATAAAACCTGCCAATCCACCAGAAGAGCAGACTAAACCATGTTGTAACGAGACAAAATCAGAAAAGTTAATAAAGCCATCAAAACTACCCATTTATGCAATTGAAGATGTGTATTCTGAACAGGTGCCATG CCCAGAATATTCTCGATCTATTGTAgaggaaaatattagaaaagtacGTATACAAATACAAGAATTAAGTCATGTGTATGACGATGTTTCTAAGAATGTTTCAGCAACCGttgataattttaaat tcatAATCAATTATCTTCAAGATGAAGTCAATCTCATGCCACGACTTGGAGCTGTTGGTATTGGTGGGTTATCAGGATTTATACTAGGTCTTAGAGGAGGTTTTTTTAAAAGATTAGGATATACTACAGTAGGAACTGGTATTGCTGCAGCTGTTTGTTTTCCTAAGGAAACTAAAGAAGCATTTAATACGGTAGAACATTACGGACATATcacatacaattttatttatggtg TTAAGCCAGGAGATAACAAAGAGGAAACTTCATTTAGAGAGTTACCATTAGTAAAAAATGTACTTGAATCGGAATACTTTCAATTATTGACACGGCCATTTGAACAGAAAGTATCAAATACTGCAACTGAGAAAAAGGAG GAAAATCCACCAAGTAAATCAGAAGTGAAGAAAGAATGA
- the Wwox gene encoding WW domain-containing oxidoreductase isoform X2: MTTADGNVYYVNHYTKGTQWTHPRTGRQKIVEGELPTGWEKRVADDGKVLFIDHVSQITTYTDPRLAFAMEYRGVSQPVRQRFDGRSNALAVLYGRDLRDKVAIVTGANTGIGFETARSLALHGCKVILACRDIKKGEEAIQKIQKERENVNCETLELDLSSLHSVKEAAEKFKQKYRSLHILILNAGVFAIPYELTKDGYETTFQVNHLSHFYFTLLLEHPIQNCPNSRVVVVSSESHRFSSLQTVEDFHQLTLSPPAYKYWFMGAYNNSKLCNILFAQELAKRWPSVGVFSCHPGNMVSSSLPRYSWMLRFVFMLVRPFTKSLQQAASTSIFCATAPELEGVTGVYFNNCFRCDPSTPALDSALATRLWSVSQDMIVNIMKKDKLWETLALK, encoded by the exons ATGACAACTGCTGATGGAAATGTCTATTACGTAAA TCATTACACGAAAGGCACACAATGGACACATCCTAGAACTGGTCGTCAAAAAATCGTTGAAGGAG AATTACCAACTGGATGGGAGAAACGTGTAGCAGATGATGGTAAAGTTTTATTCATTGATCACGTGAGTCAAATAACAACGTATACTGATCCACGATTAGCATTTGCTATGGAATATAGAGGGGTATCACAACCTGTACGACAGCGTTTTGATGGCAGAAGCAATGCGTTAGCTGTTTTATATGGGCGAGATTTAAGGGATAAGGTCGCCATTGTTACAGGTGCAAATACAGGCATAG GATTTGAAACTGCTAGATCATTAGCTTTACATGGTTGTAAAGTGATTCTAGCTTGCAGGGATATAAAAAAAGGTGAAGAAGCAATACAGAAAATTCAAAAAGAAAGGGAGAATGTTAATTGTGAAACATTAGAATTAGACCTATCTTCATTACATAGTGTTAAAGAAGCAGCTGAGAAATTTAAACAGAAGTACAG GTCTCTTCACATATTGATATTAAATGCTGGGGTTTTTGCAATTCCCTATGAACTTACCAAAGATGGTTATGAAACAACATTTCAAGTAAATCATCTTTCTCACTTTTATTTTACCCTTCTGTTGGAACATCCGATTCAAAATTGCCCTAATTCTAGGGTAGTGGTGGTATCAAGTGAATCTCACAG GTTCTCTTCACTTCAGACAGTAGAAGACTTTCATCAACTGACTCTTTCTCCTCCTGCATATAAATATTGGTTTATGGGAGCATACAACAATtctaaattatgtaatattttgtttgcaCAAGAATTAGCAAAGCGATGGCCTTCTGTTGGTGTATTTAGTTGCCACCCTGGTAATATGGTTTCATCTTCATTGCCTCGCTATTCTTGGATGCTGCGATTTGTATTTATGTTAGTGAGACCATTCACAAAATCGCTG CAACAAGCAGCTAGTACATCAATTTTTTGTGCAACTGCTCCGGAATTAGAAGGAGTAACGggagtttattttaataactgtttTCGTTGTGATCCCTCTACTCCTGCACTAGATTCTGCACTTGCGACAAGATTATGGTCTGTTAGTCAAGACATGATTGTAAATATCATGAAAAAGGACAAACTGTGGGAAACATTAGCATTAAAATGA
- the Wwox gene encoding WW domain-containing oxidoreductase isoform X1 has translation MVGILNESDSEDELPPGWEEMTTADGNVYYVNHYTKGTQWTHPRTGRQKIVEGELPTGWEKRVADDGKVLFIDHVSQITTYTDPRLAFAMEYRGVSQPVRQRFDGRSNALAVLYGRDLRDKVAIVTGANTGIGFETARSLALHGCKVILACRDIKKGEEAIQKIQKERENVNCETLELDLSSLHSVKEAAEKFKQKYRSLHILILNAGVFAIPYELTKDGYETTFQVNHLSHFYFTLLLEHPIQNCPNSRVVVVSSESHRFSSLQTVEDFHQLTLSPPAYKYWFMGAYNNSKLCNILFAQELAKRWPSVGVFSCHPGNMVSSSLPRYSWMLRFVFMLVRPFTKSLQQAASTSIFCATAPELEGVTGVYFNNCFRCDPSTPALDSALATRLWSVSQDMIVNIMKKDKLWETLALK, from the exons atggtaGGCATTTTAAACGAGTCTGACAGCGAAGATGAATTACCTCCTGGTTGGGAGGAGATGACAACTGCTGATGGAAATGTCTATTACGTAAA TCATTACACGAAAGGCACACAATGGACACATCCTAGAACTGGTCGTCAAAAAATCGTTGAAGGAG AATTACCAACTGGATGGGAGAAACGTGTAGCAGATGATGGTAAAGTTTTATTCATTGATCACGTGAGTCAAATAACAACGTATACTGATCCACGATTAGCATTTGCTATGGAATATAGAGGGGTATCACAACCTGTACGACAGCGTTTTGATGGCAGAAGCAATGCGTTAGCTGTTTTATATGGGCGAGATTTAAGGGATAAGGTCGCCATTGTTACAGGTGCAAATACAGGCATAG GATTTGAAACTGCTAGATCATTAGCTTTACATGGTTGTAAAGTGATTCTAGCTTGCAGGGATATAAAAAAAGGTGAAGAAGCAATACAGAAAATTCAAAAAGAAAGGGAGAATGTTAATTGTGAAACATTAGAATTAGACCTATCTTCATTACATAGTGTTAAAGAAGCAGCTGAGAAATTTAAACAGAAGTACAG GTCTCTTCACATATTGATATTAAATGCTGGGGTTTTTGCAATTCCCTATGAACTTACCAAAGATGGTTATGAAACAACATTTCAAGTAAATCATCTTTCTCACTTTTATTTTACCCTTCTGTTGGAACATCCGATTCAAAATTGCCCTAATTCTAGGGTAGTGGTGGTATCAAGTGAATCTCACAG GTTCTCTTCACTTCAGACAGTAGAAGACTTTCATCAACTGACTCTTTCTCCTCCTGCATATAAATATTGGTTTATGGGAGCATACAACAATtctaaattatgtaatattttgtttgcaCAAGAATTAGCAAAGCGATGGCCTTCTGTTGGTGTATTTAGTTGCCACCCTGGTAATATGGTTTCATCTTCATTGCCTCGCTATTCTTGGATGCTGCGATTTGTATTTATGTTAGTGAGACCATTCACAAAATCGCTG CAACAAGCAGCTAGTACATCAATTTTTTGTGCAACTGCTCCGGAATTAGAAGGAGTAACGggagtttattttaataactgtttTCGTTGTGATCCCTCTACTCCTGCACTAGATTCTGCACTTGCGACAAGATTATGGTCTGTTAGTCAAGACATGATTGTAAATATCATGAAAAAGGACAAACTGTGGGAAACATTAGCATTAAAATGA
- the Wwox gene encoding WW domain-containing oxidoreductase isoform X5: MEMSITHYTKGTQWTHPRTGRQKIVEGAFAMEYRGVSQPVRQRFDGRSNALAVLYGRDLRDKVAIVTGANTGIGFETARSLALHGCKVILACRDIKKGEEAIQKIQKERENVNCETLELDLSSLHSVKEAAEKFKQKYRSLHILILNAGVFAIPYELTKDGYETTFQVNHLSHFYFTLLLEHPIQNCPNSRVVVVSSESHRFSSLQTVEDFHQLTLSPPAYKYWFMGAYNNSKLCNILFAQELAKRWPSVGVFSCHPGNMVSSSLPRYSWMLRFVFMLVRPFTKSLQQAASTSIFCATAPELEGVTGVYFNNCFRCDPSTPALDSALATRLWSVSQDMIVNIMKKDKLWETLALK, encoded by the exons ATGGAAATGTCTATTAC TCATTACACGAAAGGCACACAATGGACACATCCTAGAACTGGTCGTCAAAAAATCGTTGAAGGAG CATTTGCTATGGAATATAGAGGGGTATCACAACCTGTACGACAGCGTTTTGATGGCAGAAGCAATGCGTTAGCTGTTTTATATGGGCGAGATTTAAGGGATAAGGTCGCCATTGTTACAGGTGCAAATACAGGCATAG GATTTGAAACTGCTAGATCATTAGCTTTACATGGTTGTAAAGTGATTCTAGCTTGCAGGGATATAAAAAAAGGTGAAGAAGCAATACAGAAAATTCAAAAAGAAAGGGAGAATGTTAATTGTGAAACATTAGAATTAGACCTATCTTCATTACATAGTGTTAAAGAAGCAGCTGAGAAATTTAAACAGAAGTACAG GTCTCTTCACATATTGATATTAAATGCTGGGGTTTTTGCAATTCCCTATGAACTTACCAAAGATGGTTATGAAACAACATTTCAAGTAAATCATCTTTCTCACTTTTATTTTACCCTTCTGTTGGAACATCCGATTCAAAATTGCCCTAATTCTAGGGTAGTGGTGGTATCAAGTGAATCTCACAG GTTCTCTTCACTTCAGACAGTAGAAGACTTTCATCAACTGACTCTTTCTCCTCCTGCATATAAATATTGGTTTATGGGAGCATACAACAATtctaaattatgtaatattttgtttgcaCAAGAATTAGCAAAGCGATGGCCTTCTGTTGGTGTATTTAGTTGCCACCCTGGTAATATGGTTTCATCTTCATTGCCTCGCTATTCTTGGATGCTGCGATTTGTATTTATGTTAGTGAGACCATTCACAAAATCGCTG CAACAAGCAGCTAGTACATCAATTTTTTGTGCAACTGCTCCGGAATTAGAAGGAGTAACGggagtttattttaataactgtttTCGTTGTGATCCCTCTACTCCTGCACTAGATTCTGCACTTGCGACAAGATTATGGTCTGTTAGTCAAGACATGATTGTAAATATCATGAAAAAGGACAAACTGTGGGAAACATTAGCATTAAAATGA
- the Wwox gene encoding WW domain-containing oxidoreductase isoform X3: MEMSITHYTKGTQWTHPRTGRQKIVEGELPTGWEKRVADDGKVLFIDHVSQITTYTDPRLAFAMEYRGVSQPVRQRFDGRSNALAVLYGRDLRDKVAIVTGANTGIGFETARSLALHGCKVILACRDIKKGEEAIQKIQKERENVNCETLELDLSSLHSVKEAAEKFKQKYRSLHILILNAGVFAIPYELTKDGYETTFQVNHLSHFYFTLLLEHPIQNCPNSRVVVVSSESHRFSSLQTVEDFHQLTLSPPAYKYWFMGAYNNSKLCNILFAQELAKRWPSVGVFSCHPGNMVSSSLPRYSWMLRFVFMLVRPFTKSLQQAASTSIFCATAPELEGVTGVYFNNCFRCDPSTPALDSALATRLWSVSQDMIVNIMKKDKLWETLALK; the protein is encoded by the exons ATGGAAATGTCTATTAC TCATTACACGAAAGGCACACAATGGACACATCCTAGAACTGGTCGTCAAAAAATCGTTGAAGGAG AATTACCAACTGGATGGGAGAAACGTGTAGCAGATGATGGTAAAGTTTTATTCATTGATCACGTGAGTCAAATAACAACGTATACTGATCCACGATTAGCATTTGCTATGGAATATAGAGGGGTATCACAACCTGTACGACAGCGTTTTGATGGCAGAAGCAATGCGTTAGCTGTTTTATATGGGCGAGATTTAAGGGATAAGGTCGCCATTGTTACAGGTGCAAATACAGGCATAG GATTTGAAACTGCTAGATCATTAGCTTTACATGGTTGTAAAGTGATTCTAGCTTGCAGGGATATAAAAAAAGGTGAAGAAGCAATACAGAAAATTCAAAAAGAAAGGGAGAATGTTAATTGTGAAACATTAGAATTAGACCTATCTTCATTACATAGTGTTAAAGAAGCAGCTGAGAAATTTAAACAGAAGTACAG GTCTCTTCACATATTGATATTAAATGCTGGGGTTTTTGCAATTCCCTATGAACTTACCAAAGATGGTTATGAAACAACATTTCAAGTAAATCATCTTTCTCACTTTTATTTTACCCTTCTGTTGGAACATCCGATTCAAAATTGCCCTAATTCTAGGGTAGTGGTGGTATCAAGTGAATCTCACAG GTTCTCTTCACTTCAGACAGTAGAAGACTTTCATCAACTGACTCTTTCTCCTCCTGCATATAAATATTGGTTTATGGGAGCATACAACAATtctaaattatgtaatattttgtttgcaCAAGAATTAGCAAAGCGATGGCCTTCTGTTGGTGTATTTAGTTGCCACCCTGGTAATATGGTTTCATCTTCATTGCCTCGCTATTCTTGGATGCTGCGATTTGTATTTATGTTAGTGAGACCATTCACAAAATCGCTG CAACAAGCAGCTAGTACATCAATTTTTTGTGCAACTGCTCCGGAATTAGAAGGAGTAACGggagtttattttaataactgtttTCGTTGTGATCCCTCTACTCCTGCACTAGATTCTGCACTTGCGACAAGATTATGGTCTGTTAGTCAAGACATGATTGTAAATATCATGAAAAAGGACAAACTGTGGGAAACATTAGCATTAAAATGA
- the Wwox gene encoding WW domain-containing oxidoreductase isoform X4 — translation MVGILNESDSEDELPPGWEEMTTADGNVYYVNHYTKGTQWTHPRTGRQKIVEGAFAMEYRGVSQPVRQRFDGRSNALAVLYGRDLRDKVAIVTGANTGIGFETARSLALHGCKVILACRDIKKGEEAIQKIQKERENVNCETLELDLSSLHSVKEAAEKFKQKYRSLHILILNAGVFAIPYELTKDGYETTFQVNHLSHFYFTLLLEHPIQNCPNSRVVVVSSESHRFSSLQTVEDFHQLTLSPPAYKYWFMGAYNNSKLCNILFAQELAKRWPSVGVFSCHPGNMVSSSLPRYSWMLRFVFMLVRPFTKSLQQAASTSIFCATAPELEGVTGVYFNNCFRCDPSTPALDSALATRLWSVSQDMIVNIMKKDKLWETLALK, via the exons atggtaGGCATTTTAAACGAGTCTGACAGCGAAGATGAATTACCTCCTGGTTGGGAGGAGATGACAACTGCTGATGGAAATGTCTATTACGTAAA TCATTACACGAAAGGCACACAATGGACACATCCTAGAACTGGTCGTCAAAAAATCGTTGAAGGAG CATTTGCTATGGAATATAGAGGGGTATCACAACCTGTACGACAGCGTTTTGATGGCAGAAGCAATGCGTTAGCTGTTTTATATGGGCGAGATTTAAGGGATAAGGTCGCCATTGTTACAGGTGCAAATACAGGCATAG GATTTGAAACTGCTAGATCATTAGCTTTACATGGTTGTAAAGTGATTCTAGCTTGCAGGGATATAAAAAAAGGTGAAGAAGCAATACAGAAAATTCAAAAAGAAAGGGAGAATGTTAATTGTGAAACATTAGAATTAGACCTATCTTCATTACATAGTGTTAAAGAAGCAGCTGAGAAATTTAAACAGAAGTACAG GTCTCTTCACATATTGATATTAAATGCTGGGGTTTTTGCAATTCCCTATGAACTTACCAAAGATGGTTATGAAACAACATTTCAAGTAAATCATCTTTCTCACTTTTATTTTACCCTTCTGTTGGAACATCCGATTCAAAATTGCCCTAATTCTAGGGTAGTGGTGGTATCAAGTGAATCTCACAG GTTCTCTTCACTTCAGACAGTAGAAGACTTTCATCAACTGACTCTTTCTCCTCCTGCATATAAATATTGGTTTATGGGAGCATACAACAATtctaaattatgtaatattttgtttgcaCAAGAATTAGCAAAGCGATGGCCTTCTGTTGGTGTATTTAGTTGCCACCCTGGTAATATGGTTTCATCTTCATTGCCTCGCTATTCTTGGATGCTGCGATTTGTATTTATGTTAGTGAGACCATTCACAAAATCGCTG CAACAAGCAGCTAGTACATCAATTTTTTGTGCAACTGCTCCGGAATTAGAAGGAGTAACGggagtttattttaataactgtttTCGTTGTGATCCCTCTACTCCTGCACTAGATTCTGCACTTGCGACAAGATTATGGTCTGTTAGTCAAGACATGATTGTAAATATCATGAAAAAGGACAAACTGTGGGAAACATTAGCATTAAAATGA